In one Achromobacter spanius genomic region, the following are encoded:
- a CDS encoding alanine racemase codes for MTRNIQRLDALMASHGVQLRPHLKTPKSIDVARRVMSSPRGPAAVSTLQEAEQFAAAGVTDLLYAVGVAPGKLGRVLALRQRGVDVTVVVDSVDAAGAVAAQAKTSGVPLPALIEIDCDGHRAGVQPDNHEQLLAIARVLADADCLRGVMTHAGESYGCRSPEAIADMAEQERAAAVGCADAIRAAGLPCPVVSVGSTPTAHFARSLAGVTEVRAGVYVFFDLVMAGLGVCSVDDIATTVLTTVIGHQPEKGWILVDAGWMAMSRDRGTARQAVDQLYGLVCDAQGKVYPDLLLADTNQEQGIIKLRAGSGVRLPDLPLGTKLRIVPNHACATCAQHDAYNVVRAGEQGVVARWERFRGW; via the coding sequence ATGACGCGCAACATTCAACGCCTGGACGCGCTGATGGCCTCGCACGGCGTGCAGTTGCGGCCGCATCTGAAAACGCCCAAATCCATCGACGTGGCGCGCCGCGTCATGAGTAGCCCGAGAGGGCCGGCGGCGGTTTCCACGTTGCAGGAAGCCGAGCAGTTCGCTGCGGCGGGCGTTACCGATCTGCTCTACGCGGTGGGTGTGGCGCCGGGCAAGCTAGGGCGGGTGCTGGCGTTGCGCCAGCGCGGGGTGGATGTGACGGTGGTGGTCGACAGCGTTGATGCGGCCGGGGCGGTGGCGGCGCAGGCCAAGACGTCGGGCGTGCCCCTCCCGGCATTGATTGAAATCGATTGTGACGGGCATCGTGCTGGCGTGCAACCGGACAACCACGAGCAACTGTTGGCGATTGCCCGAGTGTTGGCCGATGCGGATTGCCTGCGCGGCGTAATGACCCATGCGGGCGAATCCTATGGTTGCCGCAGCCCGGAGGCCATCGCCGACATGGCTGAGCAGGAGCGCGCAGCGGCGGTCGGCTGCGCTGACGCCATCCGTGCCGCCGGGCTGCCATGCCCGGTCGTCAGCGTAGGGTCCACGCCCACCGCGCATTTCGCTCGCAGCCTGGCAGGCGTGACGGAAGTGCGCGCGGGCGTGTATGTATTTTTCGACCTGGTGATGGCTGGCCTGGGTGTCTGTTCGGTGGACGACATCGCCACAACCGTGCTGACGACCGTGATTGGACACCAACCCGAGAAAGGCTGGATTCTGGTCGATGCGGGGTGGATGGCCATGTCGCGCGATCGCGGCACCGCCAGGCAGGCCGTCGATCAGTTGTACGGCCTGGTGTGCGATGCGCAGGGCAAGGTCTATCCCGATTTGCTGTTGGCGGATACCAACCAGGAGCAGGGCATCATCAAGCTGCGCGCGGGCAGCGGCGTCCGCTTGCCTGATCTGCCCTTGGGTACGAAGCTGCGTATCGTCCCCAATCACGCCTGCGCCACGTGCGCCCAGCACGACGCTTACAACGTTGTGCGGGCCGGCGAGCAAGGCGTGGTGGCCCGATGGGAACGGTTTCGCGGCTGGTAA
- a CDS encoding LysR family transcriptional regulator, with product MITSDDLRFFLSLAATPSLAQAARALDVTPPAVTQRLHALEKRLGVRLVNRSGRGTALTDEGRLLALRAGQICGELGNLADELAGRRGVVAGHLRVIAPLGFGQHYVAALVAGFRNSSENVTASLLLSDGPPRLATDNWDVMVHIGELRDSTLVAYPLAPNRRILCASPAYLARHGAPAKPEDLRDHDCIALRENDEDVTLWRFRRGRGPAVGVRITPVLSSNTGAAALEWALAGQGIVVRSEWDVADHLKTRALVPLLAGWNLPDANVVALVKSRQEQSARTAGFLAYLRDAFATVPWRDQT from the coding sequence ATGATTACCAGTGACGACCTGCGCTTTTTCCTGAGTTTGGCGGCCACCCCGTCGCTTGCGCAGGCTGCGCGTGCGCTGGACGTGACGCCCCCCGCCGTTACGCAACGGTTGCATGCATTGGAAAAGCGCCTGGGCGTGCGGCTCGTGAACCGCTCGGGACGAGGCACCGCATTGACCGACGAGGGCCGCTTGCTGGCCTTGCGGGCGGGACAAATTTGCGGCGAGCTGGGAAATCTGGCCGATGAACTGGCAGGCCGCCGCGGCGTCGTGGCGGGCCATTTGCGCGTGATTGCCCCCTTGGGTTTCGGCCAGCATTATGTGGCGGCCCTGGTGGCCGGTTTTCGGAATAGCAGCGAGAACGTCACGGCCAGCCTGCTGTTGTCGGACGGCCCGCCACGCCTGGCCACCGACAACTGGGACGTAATGGTGCATATCGGCGAACTGCGCGACTCTACGCTGGTGGCCTACCCGCTGGCGCCAAATCGCCGCATCCTGTGCGCGTCTCCCGCGTATCTGGCGCGCCACGGCGCCCCCGCGAAACCCGAAGACCTGCGGGACCACGACTGCATCGCCTTGCGCGAAAACGACGAGGATGTGACGTTGTGGCGCTTCCGGCGCGGCCGGGGTCCCGCGGTTGGCGTTCGTATCACGCCTGTCCTGTCCAGCAACACGGGGGCCGCCGCGCTGGAATGGGCCCTGGCGGGGCAGGGCATTGTCGTGCGATCGGAATGGGATGTAGCCGACCACCTGAAAACGCGCGCATTGGTGCCGCTGTTGGCTGGTTGGAATCTGCCGGACGCCAACGTGGTGGCGTTGGTGAAGTCACGCCAGGAACAGTCGGCACGAACCGCAGGCTTTTTGGCGTATCTACGCGATGCCTTCGCAACGGTTCCGTGGCGCGACCAAACATAA